The region TGCCGGCGGTGAGCGTGTTGGTCGCCAACATCGCCCCGGAGGCCAAAGAGCCCAAGGCCACGGTGGGGGACGACATGCTTGCCGTGTCGTAGCGGAGGGTCAGCTCAATAGCGGCAACGCTGCTCAGGTTCGTGCCCTGGATGACATAGACGCCGTTTCCCGAAGCGGCGATGGACAGGTGGCTGGTCGCCGGGGCGCCGGCCGTGGAACCGCCATCCCCGCTGCCGCACGCGGCAAGCAGGCATGCCGTGCCCGCGGCCATGAGAACGGCCCGTATCCTCGTAACGATCTTTCCCATCCTCACCCTCCCTGATGGTGCCATAGCACAAAGAGCGCCAGTTCGCCGTCGCGCCCGACGGCAAATGTGCAGCAAAGGTGCATTTCATGAAAGTGCGGTACCTGTTGTATCCCAGGCAAACATATTTTTCAATCGTAATTTCAGTATGTTAAAAAAATTAACACTATTGTGGGGTGGTAAAAAAAGTAACACAAACCGCTCGTTTCATTAAATAGCGTGGTGTGGCACGAAAAAAGGCACCCGGATCGCTTCCGGGTGCCTCTGGACCGCTCGTTTTGCTGCCGGGGGTGTCCCGCCGGCTCAGGGCATGGGCGCGCCGGTGCTGTCGATCAACTCGACCGAGGCCAGGGAGGCGTTTCCCGCCCCGGCGACCGTTGCAAAGGAGACGGCGGCGATCTCGCCGTTGCCCGATAATGCCGTATTGCTGACGATGGCCAGCTTTATGGTCCCGGGGTAGAGCGTATTGGACGCCATGACCGCTCCCGCAACGAGCCCTCCCTGGGTGATGGTGGGCGCCGCCAGCACCGAACTGTCGTAGGTGATGGTCAGGGCTATGCCGGCAACCCCGGTCATGTTGTTGCCCTGGATGACCAGCCCGCCGTCGCCGGATGGGGCAAGGGATACGAATGCGCCCTTGCTGACGACGGTGTTGGATTGGGGGGTGCTGCTCACGGTCGATGACGCCGTATCCCCGCCGTTTCCGCACCCCCACAGCATCACCGCCATGCCCAGCACCACCACGACCTGAAACCATTTTCCCGCCCTGTTGCCGTTACCTCTCACGTCCATTGTACCGACTTTCCTTTCCATATCCCGTTGATTGGCGGGTGCGATGCTCCCTGGATGCCGTACCCGCTGCGTTTGAGACTATAGCGAATTGTGCAAAAAGATGTAAAG is a window of Geobacter sp. FeAm09 DNA encoding:
- a CDS encoding cohesin domain-containing protein, which translates into the protein MGKIVTRIRAVLMAAGTACLLAACGSGDGGSTAGAPATSHLSIAASGNGVYVIQGTNLSSVAAIELTLRYDTASMSSPTVALGSLASGAMLATNTLTAGTIRIAMVSNRAVSGSGPVATVSFATVTGAGGIAISSYSMINSSGTGPGTPVPSSPPSTGTPIPSDSGGTGSTSTPVPPS
- a CDS encoding cohesin domain-containing protein: MDVRGNGNRAGKWFQVVVVLGMAVMLWGCGNGGDTASSTVSSTPQSNTVVSKGAFVSLAPSGDGGLVIQGNNMTGVAGIALTITYDSSVLAAPTITQGGLVAGAVMASNTLYPGTIKLAIVSNTALSGNGEIAAVSFATVAGAGNASLASVELIDSTGAPMP